In the Lepisosteus oculatus isolate fLepOcu1 chromosome 6, fLepOcu1.hap2, whole genome shotgun sequence genome, one interval contains:
- the klhl18 gene encoding kelch-like protein 18 isoform X2 produces the protein MKMEDLIFEELDDLMHFSVSDLPNRGYAVMEEIRRQGKLCDVTLKVGDNKFSAHRIVLAASIPYFHAMFTNDMMECKQDEIVMQGMDPSALEALINFAYNGHVAIDQQNVQSLLIGASFLQLQNVKDACCSFLRERLHPKNCLGVRQFAETMMCTTLYDAANSFIHQHFVEVSMSEEFLALGAEEVLELVSRDELNVKEEEQVFEAVLAWVRHQREERVSQLPELLSKTRLPLCRPQFLSDRVQQDELVRCSHKCRDLVDEAKDYHLMPERRPHLPAFKTRQRCCTTIAGLIYAVGGLNSAGDSLNVVEMFDPIGNCWERCQPMTTARSRVGVAVVNGLLYAIGGYDGQSRLSTVEVYNPETDIWTQVASMNSKRSAMGTVVVDGQIYVCGGYDGKSSLNSVECYSPEADKWTMATPMNASRSAAGVTVFEGRIFVSGGHDGLQIFNSVEYYNQHTASWHPVSGMMNKRCRHGAAALGSKLYVAGGYDGSGFLSVAEVYSSIADQWSHLVAMNTRRSRVSLVANCGRLYAVGGYDGQSNLNSVEMYDPETNRWTFMAPMVCHEGGVGVGCVPLLPA, from the exons atgAAGATGGAAGATCTAATATTCGAGGAACTAGATGATTTGATGCATTTCTCTGTTAGCGACCTTCCGAATCGGGGCTACGCGGTGATGGAAGAGATCCGGAGGCAGGGGAAACTGTGCGACGTCACCCTCAAG GTTGGGGATAACAAGTTCAGTGCTCACAGGATTGTACTGGCCGCCTCCATCCCCTACTTCCATGCCATGTTCACCAATGACATGATGGAATGCAAGCAGGATGAGATTGTGATGCAGGGCATGGACCCCAG TGCTCTGGAAGCCCTAATAAACTTTGCCTATAATGGTCATGTGGCAATAGATCAGCAGAACGTCCAGTCTCTGCTCATTGGGGCCAGCTTCCTGCAGCTCCAGAATGTCAAGGATGCTTGCTGCTCTTTCTTGAGAGAAAG ACTGCACCCGAAGAACTGTCTGGGTGTGCGGCAGTTTGCGGAGACGATGATGTGCACCACGCTGTACGATGCTGCCAACAGCTTCATCCATCAGCACTTTGTGGAGGTGTCCATGTCCGAGGAGTTCCTCGCGCTGGGAGCGGAGGAGGTGCTGGAGCTGGTGAGCCGAGACGAGCTCAACGTGAAGGAAGAGGAGCAG GTGTTTGAGGCGGTACTGGCCTGGGTGCGACACCAGCGCGAGGAGAGAGTGTCGCAGCTGCCTGAGCTCCTGTCCAAAACCCGGCTCCCGCTTTGCCGGCCGCAATTCCTGTCAGACCGGGTGCAGCAGGACGAGCTGGTGCGCTGCAGCCACAAGTGCAG GGATCTGGTTGATGAAGCAAAGGACTATCATCTGATGCCTGAGCGAAGACCACACCTCCCAGCCTTCAAAACCCGCCAGCGCTGCTGCACCACCATCGCAGGGCTCATCTATGCAGTAGGGGGACTAAACTCTGCAG GTGACTCCCTGAACGTGGTGGAAATGTTTGACCCCATTGGCAACTGCTGGGAGCGATGTCAGCCAATGACGACCGCACGCAGCCGGGTGGGCGTGGCTGTGGTGAACGGGCTTCTCTACGCAATTGGAGGGTATGATGGGCAATCCCGGCTCAGCACGGTAGAGGTGTACAACCCAGAGACTGACATCTGGACACAGGTGGCCAGCATGAACAGCAAGCGCAG TGCGATGGGCACAGTGGTAGTGGATGGGCAGATCTATGTATGTGGAGGCTACGATGGCAAATCTTCCCTCAACTCCGTTGAGTGCTACTCTCCAGAGGCAGACAA GTGGACAATGGCGACCCCCATGAACGCTAGTCGTAGTGCAGCAGGGGTCACAGTGTTTGAGGGCCGGATCTTTGTCTCTGGGGGACATGACGGGCTGCAGATCTTCAACTCG GTGGAATACTACAACCAGCACACAGCCTCCTGGCACCCGGTGTCAGGGATGATGAATAAGAGGTGTCGCCACGGCGCAGCAGCTCTCGGGAGCAAGCTCTATGTTGCTGGGGGGTATGACGGCTCAGGGTTCCTTAGTGTGGCAGAGGTGTACAGCTCAATCGCAGACCAGTGGAGCCATCTGGTGGCCATGAACACACGACGGAGCAGGGTCTCATTGGTGGCGAACTGTGGGCGGCTGTACGCAGTGGGCGGCTATGATGGTCAGTCCAACTTGAACTCTGTGGAGATGTATGACCCTGAAACCAACCGCTGGACCTTCATGGCACCCATGGTATGCCATGAGGGGGGTGTAGGGGTAGGCTGTGTCCCACTTCTGCCTGCCTAG
- the klhl18 gene encoding kelch-like protein 18 isoform X1, whose product MKMEDLIFEELDDLMHFSVSDLPNRGYAVMEEIRRQGKLCDVTLKVGDNKFSAHRIVLAASIPYFHAMFTNDMMECKQDEIVMQGMDPSALEALINFAYNGHVAIDQQNVQSLLIGASFLQLQNVKDACCSFLRERLHPKNCLGVRQFAETMMCTTLYDAANSFIHQHFVEVSMSEEFLALGAEEVLELVSRDELNVKEEEQVFEAVLAWVRHQREERVSQLPELLSKTRLPLCRPQFLSDRVQQDELVRCSHKCRDLVDEAKDYHLMPERRPHLPAFKTRQRCCTTIAGLIYAVGGLNSAANFYAGDSLNVVEMFDPIGNCWERCQPMTTARSRVGVAVVNGLLYAIGGYDGQSRLSTVEVYNPETDIWTQVASMNSKRSAMGTVVVDGQIYVCGGYDGKSSLNSVECYSPEADKWTMATPMNASRSAAGVTVFEGRIFVSGGHDGLQIFNSVEYYNQHTASWHPVSGMMNKRCRHGAAALGSKLYVAGGYDGSGFLSVAEVYSSIADQWSHLVAMNTRRSRVSLVANCGRLYAVGGYDGQSNLNSVEMYDPETNRWTFMAPMVCHEGGVGVGCVPLLPA is encoded by the exons atgAAGATGGAAGATCTAATATTCGAGGAACTAGATGATTTGATGCATTTCTCTGTTAGCGACCTTCCGAATCGGGGCTACGCGGTGATGGAAGAGATCCGGAGGCAGGGGAAACTGTGCGACGTCACCCTCAAG GTTGGGGATAACAAGTTCAGTGCTCACAGGATTGTACTGGCCGCCTCCATCCCCTACTTCCATGCCATGTTCACCAATGACATGATGGAATGCAAGCAGGATGAGATTGTGATGCAGGGCATGGACCCCAG TGCTCTGGAAGCCCTAATAAACTTTGCCTATAATGGTCATGTGGCAATAGATCAGCAGAACGTCCAGTCTCTGCTCATTGGGGCCAGCTTCCTGCAGCTCCAGAATGTCAAGGATGCTTGCTGCTCTTTCTTGAGAGAAAG ACTGCACCCGAAGAACTGTCTGGGTGTGCGGCAGTTTGCGGAGACGATGATGTGCACCACGCTGTACGATGCTGCCAACAGCTTCATCCATCAGCACTTTGTGGAGGTGTCCATGTCCGAGGAGTTCCTCGCGCTGGGAGCGGAGGAGGTGCTGGAGCTGGTGAGCCGAGACGAGCTCAACGTGAAGGAAGAGGAGCAG GTGTTTGAGGCGGTACTGGCCTGGGTGCGACACCAGCGCGAGGAGAGAGTGTCGCAGCTGCCTGAGCTCCTGTCCAAAACCCGGCTCCCGCTTTGCCGGCCGCAATTCCTGTCAGACCGGGTGCAGCAGGACGAGCTGGTGCGCTGCAGCCACAAGTGCAG GGATCTGGTTGATGAAGCAAAGGACTATCATCTGATGCCTGAGCGAAGACCACACCTCCCAGCCTTCAAAACCCGCCAGCGCTGCTGCACCACCATCGCAGGGCTCATCTATGCAGTAGGGGGACTAAACTCTGCAG CAAATTTCTATGCAGGTGACTCCCTGAACGTGGTGGAAATGTTTGACCCCATTGGCAACTGCTGGGAGCGATGTCAGCCAATGACGACCGCACGCAGCCGGGTGGGCGTGGCTGTGGTGAACGGGCTTCTCTACGCAATTGGAGGGTATGATGGGCAATCCCGGCTCAGCACGGTAGAGGTGTACAACCCAGAGACTGACATCTGGACACAGGTGGCCAGCATGAACAGCAAGCGCAG TGCGATGGGCACAGTGGTAGTGGATGGGCAGATCTATGTATGTGGAGGCTACGATGGCAAATCTTCCCTCAACTCCGTTGAGTGCTACTCTCCAGAGGCAGACAA GTGGACAATGGCGACCCCCATGAACGCTAGTCGTAGTGCAGCAGGGGTCACAGTGTTTGAGGGCCGGATCTTTGTCTCTGGGGGACATGACGGGCTGCAGATCTTCAACTCG GTGGAATACTACAACCAGCACACAGCCTCCTGGCACCCGGTGTCAGGGATGATGAATAAGAGGTGTCGCCACGGCGCAGCAGCTCTCGGGAGCAAGCTCTATGTTGCTGGGGGGTATGACGGCTCAGGGTTCCTTAGTGTGGCAGAGGTGTACAGCTCAATCGCAGACCAGTGGAGCCATCTGGTGGCCATGAACACACGACGGAGCAGGGTCTCATTGGTGGCGAACTGTGGGCGGCTGTACGCAGTGGGCGGCTATGATGGTCAGTCCAACTTGAACTCTGTGGAGATGTATGACCCTGAAACCAACCGCTGGACCTTCATGGCACCCATGGTATGCCATGAGGGGGGTGTAGGGGTAGGCTGTGTCCCACTTCTGCCTGCCTAG